The genomic window TCGTCAGCGCCGACTGATGCGCCAACTGCGGGAGCGCCGTCAACGCCTGCGTTGCCAGCGAACACTCGGCCCGTCGGGCGATCTCTGACGCTAGCGCCTTGATCTGCTCCTGCACACTCGCCAGCAGCTCCACACAAGCTGCCGCTGCGCACCCACCGGCCGGAAGGTCCGTCGCGTTCGCCCGCAGCCACTCCAGCTGCTTCCCCCCGTGAAGGGTTCCCCGTGGTAGTTCGATCGCGTAGGCTCGGAAGAACGAGCGGATCCGATTGGCCAGACTCTGTCGCTGCCGCACGAGATCGTGGTGCGTACGCGTCAGCTGACGGCTGTCATACGACGCGTCGCTCGGATACGCCGTGCGTCCCACTCGGTCCAGATCTCCCAGCCACAGCCGCCGAGCGATCTCACGCGCATCCCGCCGGTCGGTCTTGCGCCCGCTCTCTTTGAGCTTCAGCGCCGGAGCATGCACCACCACCAACTCCTTGCGCAGCCGAAGACCCCGCGACATCAGCGCGTTCACCAGCCAACGGTTCAGCCCCAACGCCTCCACCGCCACCCTTGCCGCCACAAGCCCCGCCACCCACTCCACCAACGTCGACCGCGACGCCGCGCTCCGCAGCGGGAACCGACGCTCCAGCTCGATCTCTCCATCCGA from Nitrospira sp. includes these protein-coding regions:
- a CDS encoding IS110 family transposase, translated to MRKVSHERFCGIDLHQTVAQVCVCDSDGEIELERRFPLRSAASRSTLVEWVAGLVAARVAVEALGLNRWLVNALMSRGLRLRKELVVVHAPALKLKESGRKTDRRDAREIARRLWLGDLDRVGRTAYPSDASYDSRQLTRTHHDLVRQRQSLANRIRSFFRAYAIELPRGTLHGGKQLEWLRANATDLPAGGCAAAACVELLASVQEQIKALASEIARRAECSLATQALTALPQLAHQSALTIVHELGDVGRFDGTRAVASYAGLVPRVTNSGETKQRHGPLDKRGNRELRWILGQWAVRLLTRDTEVRRWAAQRLHRISKNRLRTALARRLLIGVYISQRDGVSFCLTRCLGH